One stretch of Thalassovita sp. DNA includes these proteins:
- the ctaA gene encoding heme A synthase translates to MSQKRNIFEEVGEQKASNPTPQGGMIDQGRGGARRGIRAWLMVLFAMVVVMVVVGGLTRLTDSGLSITEWRPVTGAIPPLSEADWQAEFDKYKQIDQWAIDNQWMTLEDFKFIYWWEWGHRQIGRVIGLVWAIGFFGFLAARKIPVGWTGRLLFIGGLGGLQGAVGWWMVASGVTSGEGVTTVASYRLATHLGLAFVILGFIAWYIMLLGREERELMQARRQKEARLFGIATGWLHLTFLQILLGALVAGIDAGRSFTDWPLMMGQFFPPEAFSITPLWKNFFENPGLVQFIHRIVGYLLLGYSIMAVLRGRGSAHGATRAAFLAGFIALIAQVVLGIYTVVTAAPWNVAIVHQLLAILVFTLILRARFLAAHPRVTSIRGVSK, encoded by the coding sequence ATGAGCCAGAAGCGTAATATTTTTGAAGAGGTTGGCGAGCAGAAGGCCAGCAACCCGACGCCTCAGGGCGGCATGATCGATCAGGGGCGGGGCGGCGCGCGGCGTGGCATTCGGGCCTGGCTGATGGTGCTGTTTGCCATGGTTGTTGTGATGGTGGTTGTGGGCGGGCTGACCCGTCTGACCGACAGCGGATTGTCGATCACCGAATGGCGTCCTGTGACCGGTGCCATCCCGCCGCTGTCTGAGGCAGACTGGCAGGCCGAGTTCGACAAATACAAACAGATCGACCAATGGGCGATCGATAACCAGTGGATGACGCTGGAAGATTTCAAATTCATCTACTGGTGGGAATGGGGCCACCGTCAGATCGGCCGGGTGATTGGCCTGGTCTGGGCGATTGGCTTCTTTGGCTTTCTGGCCGCGCGCAAGATCCCCGTCGGCTGGACCGGACGTTTGCTGTTTATCGGTGGCCTTGGCGGGCTGCAGGGCGCCGTGGGCTGGTGGATGGTTGCCTCGGGCGTGACCTCGGGCGAGGGGGTGACCACCGTGGCCTCTTACCGGCTGGCAACCCATCTGGGGCTGGCCTTTGTGATCCTTGGATTTATCGCCTGGTACATCATGCTCTTGGGTCGTGAGGAGCGCGAGTTGATGCAGGCCCGCCGTCAGAAAGAGGCGCGCCTGTTCGGCATCGCCACCGGCTGGCTGCACCTGACCTTCCTGCAGATCCTTCTGGGCGCTTTGGTCGCCGGGATTGACGCAGGCCGCAGTTTCACCGATTGGCCGCTGATGATGGGCCAGTTCTTCCCGCCCGAGGCGTTTTCGATCACGCCCCTTTGGAAAAACTTCTTTGAAAACCCGGGGCTTGTGCAGTTCATTCACCGTATCGTTGGCTATCTGCTGCTGGGCTACAGCATCATGGCGGTTCTGCGCGGTCGGGGCTCGGCGCATGGGGCGACACGTGCGGCCTTCCTTGCGGGTTTTATCGCGCTGATCGCGCAGGTCGTTCTGGGCATCTACACCGTTGTGACCGCCGCGCCCTGGAACGTCGCCATTGTGCATCAACTGCTGGCGATCCTTGTCTTTACCCTGATTTTGCGGGCCCGTTTCCTGGCGGCGCATCCGCGTGTCACCTCTATTCGTGGAGTTTCTAAATGA
- a CDS encoding carboxypeptidase M32, with protein MSAFEDLMGFARDTAALGQVAGRLGWDQETMMPRGAADQRSDEMAAMEKMLHARRTDPKVGEWLAAIEPGTLDEVGQAQLREIRRSFDRASKVPADLAVEIAKVTSKAQGQWAQARADEDVPAFLPVLEQVVALKRQEGQALADGGDVYDAMIDDYEPNMTAAELAAMFGAMRPRLVALREAVLAAEAPQRLKGHFDPAKQMQLTEKLALAFGYDLHHGRIDKAVHPFSSGSGHDVRITTRTSELDPFNCFYSTIHEVGHACYEQNVDDAYLLTPIGSGVSMGVHESQSRIYENQLGRSAPFSGWVYGQMREAFGDFGIDSAEEFYRTVNRVNDGYIRTEADEVQYNLHVMLRFDLERALMQGDLAVKDLEAAWNDRFHADFGYAVDKPSNGCLQDVHWSVGLFGYFPTYSLGNVYAGCLNKALRQAVPDLDAQLAGGDTSAATGWLKENLQRHGGLYAPRDVVRRASGLEPSAEPLLDYLEEKFKGIYGL; from the coding sequence ATGAGTGCTTTTGAGGATCTGATGGGCTTTGCCCGCGATACGGCTGCATTGGGGCAGGTCGCTGGCCGCTTGGGCTGGGATCAGGAAACCATGATGCCCCGTGGGGCGGCCGATCAGCGCTCAGACGAAATGGCGGCAATGGAAAAAATGCTGCACGCCCGTCGCACCGATCCCAAGGTAGGTGAATGGCTGGCGGCCATTGAGCCAGGCACGCTTGATGAGGTGGGCCAGGCCCAGCTGCGTGAAATCCGCCGCTCGTTTGACCGCGCCAGCAAGGTGCCGGCCGACCTGGCGGTGGAGATTGCCAAGGTCACCAGCAAAGCCCAAGGTCAGTGGGCGCAGGCGCGCGCGGATGAAGATGTGCCCGCCTTCCTGCCGGTGCTGGAACAGGTGGTGGCGCTGAAACGTCAGGAAGGTCAGGCGCTGGCCGATGGTGGCGATGTCTATGACGCCATGATCGATGATTATGAGCCCAACATGACCGCTGCCGAGCTGGCGGCGATGTTTGGCGCCATGCGGCCACGTCTGGTTGCCCTGCGGGAGGCGGTGCTGGCGGCAGAGGCGCCACAGCGTCTGAAAGGTCATTTTGACCCGGCCAAACAGATGCAACTGACCGAGAAACTGGCGCTGGCCTTTGGTTATGATCTGCACCATGGCCGGATCGACAAGGCGGTGCACCCGTTCTCCTCGGGCTCTGGCCATGATGTGCGCATCACCACCCGCACCAGTGAGCTGGATCCGTTCAACTGCTTCTATTCGACCATCCATGAGGTCGGCCATGCCTGTTATGAGCAGAACGTCGATGACGCCTATCTGCTGACGCCAATTGGCAGTGGCGTGTCGATGGGTGTGCATGAAAGCCAGAGCCGGATTTACGAAAACCAGCTGGGCCGGTCGGCGCCGTTCTCGGGCTGGGTTTATGGCCAGATGCGAGAGGCCTTTGGCGATTTCGGCATCGACAGCGCCGAAGAGTTCTATCGCACCGTGAACCGCGTCAATGACGGCTATATCCGGACTGAGGCGGATGAGGTGCAGTATAACCTGCATGTCATGCTGCGGTTCGACCTGGAGCGCGCCCTGATGCAAGGCGATCTGGCGGTGAAGGATCTGGAGGCGGCCTGGAACGACCGTTTCCATGCAGATTTTGGCTATGCGGTCGACAAACCATCAAACGGCTGTCTGCAGGATGTGCATTGGTCGGTGGGCCTGTTTGGCTACTTCCCGACCTATTCGCTGGGCAATGTCTATGCGGGCTGCCTGAACAAGGCGCTGCGTCAGGCGGTGCCGGATCTGGATGCGCAGTTGGCAGGGGGCGATACCTCAGCTGCAACTGGGTGGCTGAAAGAGAACCTGCAGCGTCACGGCGGCCTTTATGCGCCGCGTGATGTGGTGCGCCGCGCCAGCGGTTTGGAGCCCTCGGCAGAGCCGCTGCTGGACTATCTGGAAGAAAAGTTCAAAGGCATCTACGGCCTGTAA
- the gyrA gene encoding DNA gyrase subunit A: MSDTPQTPENEEEKPRERMAFDGPSVSITDEMRNSYLDYAMSVIVSRAIPDLRDGLKPVHRRILYAMHETGNTHEKAYRKSARPVGDVMGKYHPHGDSAIYDALVRMAQDFSMSLPLLDGQGNFGSMDGDNPAAMRYTEVRMDKPAAFVLADIEKDTVDFQDNYDGKDQEPTVLPSRFPNMLVNGAGGIAVGMATNIPPHNLGEVIDACQALIEDPDLTSEQLINYVPGPDFPTGGIMLGRSGARKAYLEGRGSVIIRAKTRVEEIRKDRYAIIVDEIPYQVNKASMIEKIAEQVREKRIEGVAHVQDESDRNGVRVVVELKRDATPDVVLNQLFRFTPMQTSFGCNMLALNGGRPEQLTLRRFLTCFLDFREDVVARRTAYELRKARERSHILCGLAVAVSNVDEVVATIRSSADAAEAREKLMTRRWPAQEIGEYIQLIDDPTHKMNEDGTYNLSETQARAILELRLQRLTQIGVKEVTDELQELAEKIRECLEILASRERILAIINEELAEVKEKFAVGRRTEIVDWSGDMDDEDLIEREDMVVTITSGGYIKRTPLADFRAQKRGGKGLSGMQTKEEDVVTNLFVANTHTQLLFFTTDGMAYKLKTWRLPLGGRTAKGKAIVNILPIPTGVSIAAIMPVDRAEDEWADLQVVFATSAGTVRRNRLSDFTNVKSNGKIAMKFEDDHADTRLINARICSEEDDVMLVTNSGRAIRFPTTEVRVFNSRASVGVRGIKLNGDDEVVSMSVIRHFDATSEERAAYLKMRRAVAGLADDAEGGDEDDVPAGELSQERYAEMSAVENLILTITESGAGKLSSSHDYPVRGRGGLGVAAMDKAMRGGALVASFPVEMDDQVMLATSKGQSIRVPVDGISFRSRSAGGVRVFNTGKGETVVSVARVVEQDDDENGAEDQAES, from the coding sequence GTGAGCGATACGCCCCAGACTCCTGAAAACGAAGAAGAAAAACCGCGCGAGCGCATGGCTTTTGACGGGCCTTCCGTTTCGATCACCGATGAGATGCGCAATTCCTATCTGGATTATGCGATGAGCGTGATCGTCAGCCGGGCGATTCCGGACCTGCGTGACGGTCTGAAACCGGTTCACCGCCGGATTCTTTACGCCATGCATGAGACCGGAAACACCCATGAAAAGGCCTATCGCAAGTCGGCCCGTCCGGTGGGTGATGTGATGGGTAAATATCACCCCCATGGCGACAGTGCGATCTATGACGCGCTGGTGCGGATGGCGCAGGATTTCTCGATGTCGCTGCCGCTCTTGGACGGTCAGGGGAACTTCGGCTCGATGGACGGCGATAACCCGGCCGCGATGCGTTACACTGAGGTGCGGATGGACAAGCCGGCCGCCTTTGTGCTGGCCGACATCGAAAAAGACACCGTTGATTTTCAGGACAACTATGATGGCAAGGATCAGGAACCGACCGTTCTGCCGTCGCGTTTCCCCAATATGCTGGTCAATGGCGCTGGCGGTATTGCGGTGGGTATGGCCACCAATATCCCGCCGCACAACCTGGGTGAGGTGATCGATGCCTGTCAGGCCCTGATCGAGGATCCGGATCTGACCAGCGAACAGCTGATCAACTATGTGCCCGGCCCCGACTTCCCGACCGGTGGCATCATGCTAGGCCGCTCTGGCGCGCGCAAAGCCTATCTTGAGGGCCGCGGCAGCGTCATCATTCGCGCCAAGACCCGCGTCGAAGAGATCCGCAAAGATCGCTACGCCATCATCGTGGATGAGATCCCCTATCAGGTGAACAAAGCGTCGATGATCGAAAAGATCGCCGAGCAGGTGCGCGAAAAGCGCATTGAGGGCGTTGCCCACGTGCAGGATGAATCGGACCGCAACGGCGTCCGTGTGGTGGTGGAGCTGAAGCGCGACGCGACCCCGGATGTGGTGCTGAACCAGCTGTTCCGCTTCACCCCGATGCAGACCTCTTTCGGCTGTAACATGCTGGCGCTGAATGGCGGCCGCCCCGAACAGCTGACACTGCGCCGGTTCCTGACCTGCTTCCTTGATTTCCGCGAAGACGTTGTCGCGCGCCGCACCGCCTATGAGCTGCGCAAAGCACGTGAACGAAGCCACATTCTGTGTGGTTTGGCCGTGGCTGTTTCCAACGTGGATGAGGTTGTGGCGACCATCCGGTCCTCGGCCGATGCAGCCGAAGCCCGTGAGAAGCTGATGACCCGCCGCTGGCCGGCGCAGGAGATCGGTGAATACATTCAGCTGATCGACGATCCGACTCATAAGATGAACGAGGACGGGACCTATAACCTGTCTGAAACCCAGGCCCGCGCCATTCTGGAACTGCGCCTGCAGCGTCTGACCCAGATCGGTGTGAAAGAAGTCACCGATGAGCTGCAGGAGCTGGCCGAGAAGATCCGCGAATGCCTGGAGATCCTGGCCTCACGCGAACGCATTCTGGCGATCATCAACGAAGAACTGGCTGAGGTGAAAGAGAAATTCGCCGTTGGCCGCCGCACCGAGATCGTGGATTGGTCCGGTGACATGGACGATGAAGACCTGATCGAACGTGAAGATATGGTCGTGACCATCACCTCGGGTGGTTACATCAAGCGGACCCCGCTGGCTGACTTCCGCGCGCAGAAACGCGGCGGTAAGGGCCTCAGCGGTATGCAGACCAAAGAAGAGGATGTTGTCACCAACCTCTTTGTGGCCAACACCCATACGCAGCTGTTGTTCTTCACCACCGATGGCATGGCCTACAAGCTGAAGACCTGGCGCTTGCCGCTGGGGGGTCGTACCGCCAAAGGCAAGGCGATTGTGAACATCCTGCCGATCCCAACCGGCGTGTCGATTGCTGCGATCATGCCGGTTGACCGGGCTGAGGATGAATGGGCCGATCTGCAGGTGGTCTTTGCCACCTCGGCAGGCACCGTGCGCCGCAACCGCCTGTCGGATTTCACCAATGTGAAATCCAACGGTAAGATCGCCATGAAGTTTGAGGATGATCACGCTGACACCCGCCTGATCAATGCCCGCATCTGTTCTGAAGAGGATGATGTGATGCTGGTCACCAACTCGGGCCGGGCGATCCGTTTCCCGACGACTGAGGTGCGCGTGTTCAACTCGCGTGCGTCGGTGGGTGTGCGCGGCATCAAGCTGAACGGCGATGATGAGGTTGTGTCGATGTCGGTGATCCGCCACTTCGATGCCACATCCGAAGAACGTGCCGCCTACCTGAAGATGCGCCGAGCCGTGGCCGGTCTGGCCGATGATGCCGAAGGGGGCGATGAAGATGACGTGCCCGCCGGTGAGCTGAGCCAGGAACGCTACGCCGAAATGTCGGCGGTGGAAAACCTGATCCTGACCATCACCGAAAGCGGCGCGGGCAAGCTGAGCTCCAGCCATGACTATCCGGTGCGTGGCCGTGGTGGTCTGGGTGTGGCCGCGATGGACAAGGCAATGCGCGGCGGTGCGCTTGTGGCCTCCTTCCCGGTTGAGATGGACGATCAGGTGATGCTCGCCACCTCCAAGGGACAGTCGATCCGGGTGCCGGTTGACGGTATCTCATTCCGCTCCCGCTCCGCCGGTGGCGTGCGGGTGTTCAACACCGGCAAGGGCGAGACGGTTGTCTCTGTTGCCCGGGTTGTCGAACAGGACGACGACGAAAACGGCGCAGAGGATCAGGCCGAGAGCTGA
- a CDS encoding MarC family protein, which produces MDTAFLITGFVTLFVIMDPIGLAPIFVALTQDMSPEKRRAIAIRACVTSGLLLSLFAIFGEAVLGFVGISMPAFRIAGGILLFLTALDMLFQRRTKRREDQAEEEDHADDPSIFPLAIPLIAGPGSIATVILLAGQQPGFGGLSMVLAIMLVVLLISMALFLSAGLLERALGKTAINVITRLLGMLLAALSVQFVLDGLKAFGFTG; this is translated from the coding sequence ATGGACACCGCATTTCTGATCACCGGCTTTGTCACCCTGTTTGTGATCATGGACCCCATCGGCCTGGCCCCGATTTTTGTGGCGCTGACCCAAGACATGTCGCCGGAAAAACGCCGCGCCATTGCAATCCGCGCTTGTGTGACCTCTGGCCTCTTGCTGTCGCTCTTTGCCATTTTTGGTGAGGCGGTTCTGGGATTTGTTGGCATTTCGATGCCCGCCTTCCGCATCGCGGGCGGCATCCTGTTGTTCCTGACCGCGCTGGACATGCTGTTTCAACGTCGCACCAAACGGCGGGAGGATCAGGCGGAAGAGGAAGATCACGCAGATGACCCCTCCATTTTCCCGCTGGCGATCCCGCTGATTGCCGGTCCCGGCTCCATCGCTACGGTGATCCTGCTGGCCGGTCAGCAGCCGGGCTTTGGCGGGTTGTCGATGGTTCTGGCAATCATGCTTGTGGTGCTCCTGATCTCCATGGCGCTGTTCCTGTCTGCGGGCCTTTTGGAACGGGCGCTGGGCAAGACTGCGATCAATGTGATCACCCGGCTTCTGGGCATGTTGCTGGCCGCACTTTCGGTGCAATTTGTGCTGGATGGGCTGAAGGCGTTCGGCTTCACCGGATAA
- a CDS encoding ABC-F family ATP-binding cassette domain-containing protein, with amino-acid sequence MLRIQDISYSIEGRPLFEGASATIPTGHKVGLIGRNGAGKTTLFNLIRGDLHLDGGSIELPARARIGGVAQEVPGNEVSLIDTVLAADTERAALMAEAESATDPNRIAEVQTRLADIDAWSAEARASNILRGLGFDAEEQKMPCSAFSGGWRMRVALAAVLFSEPDLLLLDEPTNYLDLEGALWLENYLTKYPHTVLIISHDRELLNRAVGSILHLEGRQLTYYTGPYDQFAAQRAAQRAVQSAAAKKQEAQRAHLQSFVDRFKAKATKAKQAQSRVKMLEKMEIIRAPEDAARTVFTFPEPETLSPPIISTQDASVGYDGTAVLKRLNLRIDQDDRIALLGKNGQGKSTLAKLLSDRLDPLDGGISRSSKLRIGFFAQHQVDELHVDETPLQHLQRELPDQHPSKLRAKLAGFGLMADQAETEVGRLSGGQKARLSLLLATLPAPQLLILDEPTNHLDIESREALVEALSAYGGAVVLVSHDMHLLSMVADRLWLVKDGAVKPYEEDLQAYRQMLLQADTPPKAEKPKPTAPKRASRDQILALRSDARKCEERIEKLSEMEEKLQARLADPALFTDRKDEAVMLQKKYAELKEAMERAEKLWMVALEKLERAENA; translated from the coding sequence ATGCTACGGATCCAAGACATCAGCTACTCCATCGAAGGCCGCCCCCTGTTTGAAGGGGCCAGCGCCACCATTCCCACCGGTCACAAGGTCGGTTTGATTGGCCGCAATGGCGCCGGAAAAACCACCCTTTTCAATCTGATCCGGGGTGATCTGCATCTGGATGGCGGCAGCATCGAACTGCCCGCCCGCGCCCGCATCGGCGGCGTCGCACAGGAGGTGCCGGGCAATGAGGTCTCACTGATTGACACGGTACTGGCAGCAGATACCGAACGCGCCGCTCTGATGGCCGAAGCCGAAAGCGCCACCGATCCCAATCGCATCGCTGAGGTGCAAACGCGGCTTGCCGATATTGACGCCTGGTCGGCGGAGGCGCGGGCCTCCAACATCCTGCGCGGGCTGGGATTTGATGCCGAAGAGCAGAAAATGCCCTGCTCTGCCTTTTCCGGTGGCTGGCGGATGCGCGTGGCCCTGGCGGCGGTGCTGTTTTCTGAGCCTGATCTGCTGCTTCTCGATGAACCGACCAACTATCTCGACCTTGAAGGTGCGCTGTGGTTGGAAAACTACCTGACCAAATACCCCCATACGGTGCTGATCATCAGCCACGACCGCGAATTGCTCAATCGCGCGGTCGGCTCGATCCTGCATCTGGAGGGGCGGCAGCTGACCTATTACACCGGCCCCTATGACCAGTTCGCCGCCCAACGTGCGGCGCAGCGTGCGGTGCAATCGGCCGCGGCCAAGAAACAAGAAGCGCAGCGCGCCCATTTGCAAAGTTTTGTTGACCGTTTCAAAGCCAAGGCAACCAAAGCCAAACAGGCGCAAAGCCGCGTGAAGATGCTGGAAAAGATGGAGATTATTCGCGCCCCAGAAGATGCCGCGCGCACCGTCTTTACCTTCCCGGAACCCGAAACCCTGTCACCGCCCATCATCTCCACCCAGGATGCATCGGTGGGCTATGACGGCACCGCGGTTCTGAAACGGCTGAATCTGCGCATCGATCAGGATGATCGCATCGCCCTGCTGGGCAAAAACGGTCAGGGCAAATCGACCCTCGCCAAGCTGCTATCGGACCGTTTGGACCCGCTGGATGGCGGGATCAGTCGATCCTCAAAACTGCGCATCGGTTTTTTTGCCCAACATCAGGTGGATGAGCTGCACGTCGATGAAACCCCACTGCAGCACCTGCAGCGGGAACTGCCCGATCAACACCCCAGCAAACTGCGGGCAAAACTTGCCGGCTTTGGCCTGATGGCCGATCAGGCTGAGACCGAGGTGGGCCGGCTGTCAGGTGGCCAGAAAGCACGCCTTTCGCTGCTGCTGGCCACCCTGCCCGCGCCGCAACTGCTGATCCTTGACGAACCGACCAACCACCTCGACATCGAAAGCCGTGAGGCGCTGGTGGAAGCGCTCAGCGCCTATGGCGGTGCGGTGGTTTTGGTCAGCCATGACATGCATCTGCTGTCGATGGTGGCGGACCGCCTGTGGCTGGTCAAAGACGGTGCGGTGAAACCCTATGAGGAAGATCTGCAAGCCTATCGCCAGATGTTGCTACAGGCCGATACCCCACCAAAAGCCGAAAAGCCCAAACCCACCGCCCCCAAACGCGCCAGCCGCGATCAGATCCTCGCCCTGCGGTCCGACGCGCGCAAATGCGAGGAGCGGATCGAAAAATTGTCTGAGATGGAAGAAAAGCTGCAGGCGCGCCTTGCCGATCCCGCCCTGTTTACCGATCGCAAAGACGAAGCGGTCATGCTGCAAAAGAAATATGCCGAGCTGAAAGAGGCGATGGAGCGCGCCGAAAAATTGTGGATGGTGGCACTGGAAAAGCTGGAGCGCGCTGAAAACGCCTGA
- a CDS encoding multidrug effflux MFS transporter: MAPATSKPHLVTLILLTSVAVMSLNIFLPSLGGIAEEFGVSYTLVALSISAFLLVSAVLQLIMGPLSDRYGRRPVLLVGLVVFVIASLGCALSQDVWAFLGFRMLQGGVVSGMVLGRAIVRDVYAPQEAAKRIAQIGAAMALAPLIAPLVGGILDSLFGWRSVFYLLALSGAAVFVLCWADLGETNQLKQASFAAQFRAYPEVLRSGSFWAYSGVLVFSLGGFYAYLAGAPLVGEEIFDLSTATVGLMMGATAVGFLMGNLVTTRLGARFGSLRLILWGRWLSMLGCLLAALLMALGLLHPGVMFAGAVALGLGNGLTLPGANVGVMSVAPHLAGSASGLSGAVGVVIGAVLTPLVSTLVAGENGAEMLMLSMAACGALALLSAWKVAQLERQSA, from the coding sequence ATGGCCCCCGCCACCTCAAAGCCGCATCTGGTCACTTTGATCTTGCTGACCTCGGTCGCGGTGATGTCGCTCAATATCTTTCTGCCCTCGCTGGGGGGGATCGCGGAAGAGTTTGGCGTAAGCTACACGCTGGTTGCGCTGTCGATATCGGCGTTTCTGCTGGTTTCGGCGGTGTTGCAGCTGATCATGGGGCCCTTGTCTGACCGCTATGGGCGGCGGCCTGTGTTGCTGGTGGGCTTGGTTGTCTTTGTGATTGCCTCACTTGGATGTGCGCTGTCGCAGGATGTTTGGGCCTTTTTGGGGTTTCGCATGCTGCAGGGGGGCGTGGTGTCGGGCATGGTGCTGGGCCGGGCAATTGTGCGTGACGTCTATGCCCCGCAGGAAGCCGCAAAGCGCATCGCCCAGATTGGCGCCGCCATGGCGCTGGCACCCCTGATTGCACCGCTGGTGGGCGGTATCCTTGACAGCCTGTTTGGCTGGCGGTCGGTGTTTTACCTGCTGGCGCTCAGCGGCGCGGCGGTATTTGTCCTGTGCTGGGCCGATCTGGGGGAAACGAACCAGTTGAAACAGGCCAGTTTTGCCGCCCAGTTCCGCGCCTATCCTGAGGTGCTGCGGTCGGGATCTTTCTGGGCCTATTCGGGTGTTTTGGTGTTTTCGCTGGGTGGCTTCTACGCCTATCTGGCCGGCGCACCGCTGGTGGGGGAGGAGATCTTTGACCTCTCTACCGCGACGGTTGGCCTGATGATGGGGGCCACGGCGGTTGGGTTTCTCATGGGCAATCTGGTGACCACGCGGTTGGGCGCGCGGTTTGGCTCGCTGCGGCTGATCCTCTGGGGGCGCTGGCTGTCGATGCTGGGCTGTCTGTTGGCGGCGCTGCTTATGGCGCTTGGGCTGTTGCACCCCGGCGTGATGTTTGCCGGTGCGGTTGCCCTTGGCCTTGGCAACGGTCTGACGCTGCCCGGTGCGAATGTTGGCGTGATGAGCGTTGCGCCCCATCTGGCCGGATCCGCCTCTGGGCTGTCTGGCGCTGTGGGGGTTGTCATCGGCGCGGTGCTGACGCCGCTGGTTTCCACCCTTGTGGCAGGGGAAAACGGCGCCGAAATGCTGATGCTGTCGATGGCCGCCTGTGGCGCGCTGGCGCTTTTGTCGGCGTGGAAGGTGGCGCAGCTTGAACGGCAATCCGCCTGA
- the ndk gene encoding nucleoside-diphosphate kinase, with protein sequence MAVQRTFSIIKPDATKRNLTGAINAKFEAAGLRIVAQKRIHLTKAQAGVFYAVHAERPFYDELCEFMASEPIVVQVLEGEDAIAKNREVMGATNPAEADEGTIRKEFALSIGENSVHGSDAPETAAEEIAYFFSGLELVG encoded by the coding sequence ATGGCTGTACAACGCACCTTCTCGATCATCAAACCCGACGCCACCAAGCGTAACCTGACCGGCGCCATCAACGCCAAATTCGAAGCCGCTGGCCTGCGCATCGTTGCCCAGAAGCGCATCCACCTGACCAAAGCTCAGGCTGGTGTGTTCTACGCGGTACACGCTGAGCGTCCGTTCTACGACGAACTGTGCGAATTCATGGCCTCCGAGCCAATCGTTGTTCAGGTTCTGGAAGGCGAAGACGCCATCGCGAAAAACCGCGAAGTCATGGGTGCCACCAACCCTGCCGAAGCAGACGAAGGCACCATCCGTAAAGAGTTCGCCCTGTCGATCGGCGAAAACTCGGTTCACGGTTCGGACGCACCGGAAACCGCTGCTGAAGAAATCGCATACTTCTTCTCGGGCCTGGAGCTGGTTGGCTAA
- a CDS encoding SDR family oxidoreductase, translating to MSKVAVVTGAARGIGLATAKQFLAKGWSVALIDWDQAELDLACGDLGAEAQGFHCDVSDEVQVQAMIAAVLARFGRLDALVNNAGVAEFGPIEDCDFAAWKRVMAANLDGPFLCTQAAVPALKKHGGAVLNIASISGLRASTLRVAYGTSKAAVIQLTKQQAAELGEYGIRANCVCPGPVRTKLAMAVHSPEIIAAYHDAIPLNRYGSEDEIANLITFLCSEEASYITGQVVAADGGFESTGVGLPALRE from the coding sequence ATGAGCAAAGTGGCAGTGGTGACCGGCGCGGCGCGCGGGATCGGGCTGGCGACCGCCAAGCAGTTTCTGGCCAAAGGCTGGTCGGTGGCGTTGATTGACTGGGATCAGGCGGAACTGGATCTGGCCTGCGGGGATCTTGGGGCTGAAGCACAAGGTTTTCACTGTGATGTCAGTGATGAGGTGCAGGTGCAGGCGATGATTGCGGCAGTTTTGGCGCGCTTTGGTCGTTTGGATGCGCTGGTCAATAATGCCGGCGTGGCGGAGTTCGGCCCGATTGAAGACTGTGATTTTGCCGCCTGGAAACGCGTGATGGCGGCCAATCTGGATGGTCCGTTTCTGTGCACGCAGGCGGCGGTGCCGGCGTTGAAGAAACATGGCGGCGCGGTGTTGAACATCGCCTCAATTTCCGGATTGCGCGCCTCCACCCTGCGGGTGGCCTATGGCACCTCCAAGGCGGCGGTCATTCAACTGACCAAACAACAGGCGGCAGAGCTGGGCGAATATGGCATCCGGGCCAATTGCGTCTGCCCGGGCCCGGTGCGCACCAAACTGGCGATGGCGGTGCATAGTCCTGAGATCATTGCTGCCTATCATGATGCCATTCCGCTCAATCGCTACGGCAGCGAAGATGAGATCGCCAATCTCATCACCTTCCTCTGCAGTGAAGAGGCTAGTTATATCACCGGTCAGGTGGTGGCGGCGGATGGCGGTTTTGAAAGCACCGGCGTCGGCCTGCCAGCGCTGCGGGAGTAG